A part of Deltaproteobacteria bacterium HGW-Deltaproteobacteria-4 genomic DNA contains:
- a CDS encoding alpha/beta hydrolase produces MRETSKDATTLAYDDNGSGQPLILIHGFPLNRTMWRPQIAALIKAGYRIITPDLRGYGESRMTSATVNMSSYADDIVALMDHLRIPQAVIGGMSMGGYVLLNLLERYPERVSAAIFIVTKAGADDAAGKGKRTALATATSAEGMKPVLEVFRSLLFAPATLTTNPELVAEVSGWISATDPRGAAAGLIAMRERKDYLPLLGAIRQPALVIGAEQDQVMPIDHSRAIAGGIAGAKLSILQGGGHLVNLEQPDEFNAVIKEFLAGDKTIGKTAP; encoded by the coding sequence ATGAGAGAGACAAGCAAAGACGCTACAACCCTTGCCTACGACGACAACGGCAGCGGCCAACCGCTCATTTTGATTCACGGCTTTCCCCTCAACCGGACAATGTGGCGGCCGCAGATCGCGGCTTTGATTAAGGCCGGCTACCGGATTATTACTCCCGATCTGCGTGGCTACGGAGAGAGCAGGATGACTTCCGCAACGGTGAATATGAGCAGTTATGCCGATGATATCGTCGCTCTCATGGATCACCTTCGCATCCCGCAGGCGGTGATCGGCGGAATGTCGATGGGCGGTTACGTCCTTTTGAACCTCCTGGAGCGTTACCCCGAACGGGTCAGCGCCGCGATCTTCATCGTCACCAAAGCCGGCGCTGATGATGCGGCGGGGAAGGGCAAGCGCACCGCCCTTGCCACCGCGACCTCTGCAGAGGGGATGAAGCCGGTGCTGGAAGTTTTCCGCAGTCTCCTCTTTGCTCCGGCCACCCTGACTACCAACCCCGAGCTGGTCGCAGAAGTCTCGGGCTGGATCTCGGCCACCGACCCGCGCGGCGCTGCCGCCGGTCTGATCGCCATGCGCGAGCGGAAGGATTATCTCCCCCTCCTCGGGGCCATTCGCCAGCCGGCTCTGGTGATCGGTGCTGAACAGGATCAAGTGATGCCGATCGATCATTCCCGCGCGATCGCCGGCGGGATTGCGGGTGCAAAACTTTCAATTTTGCAGGGCGGCGGGCATCTGGTGAATCTGGAGCAACCGGACGAGTTCAATGCGGTGATAAAGGAGTTTCTGGCGGGGGATAAAACGATTGGGAAAACCGCCCCTTGA
- a CDS encoding type III polyketide synthase: protein MPKIIAASHALPPYIAPQSVVRDLVRGIFANQVEDLEKLLSIFDNARIDTRQFMMPLHWYLAPHSPAERTRIYQEQGLELMVQAAGRCLEKAGCKPEEINQIIVVSSTGHATPTLDAHLINRLGLQPNTTRLPLWGLGCAGGAAGLARAVDHCRAYPEHRVLLVALECCSLTFMAADVSKTNLVGTALFADGAAAALIAGDSTREAGPRVLATRSQLFPDSYQIMGWNFIGQEMQLVLSPRLPLLIRQELRPLVDDFLAAHGVHLGEVRHYITHPGGARIIDVYRDVLELHGDELTLTEAALRDHGNVSSVSVLLVLEAWLASTPHQTPGYGLLSAFGPGFSAELLLLQVE from the coding sequence ATGCCGAAAATAATCGCTGCCAGCCACGCCTTGCCCCCGTATATTGCTCCGCAATCCGTTGTCCGGGATTTGGTCCGGGGGATCTTTGCCAATCAGGTCGAGGATCTGGAAAAACTACTTTCTATCTTTGATAACGCCCGTATCGATACCCGCCAGTTCATGATGCCCCTTCACTGGTATTTAGCACCGCACTCGCCAGCGGAAAGAACTCGCATCTATCAGGAACAGGGGCTCGAACTCATGGTCCAGGCTGCCGGGCGCTGTCTGGAAAAGGCCGGCTGTAAGCCGGAAGAGATAAACCAGATCATTGTCGTCTCCTCGACCGGCCATGCCACCCCGACCCTCGACGCCCACCTCATCAACCGCCTGGGGCTACAGCCGAACACCACTCGCCTCCCCCTCTGGGGACTGGGGTGCGCCGGCGGTGCGGCCGGTCTGGCACGAGCCGTGGACCATTGTCGCGCCTACCCGGAGCACCGTGTCCTGCTGGTCGCCCTCGAATGTTGCAGCCTCACCTTTATGGCCGCGGATGTCAGCAAGACAAATCTGGTCGGCACCGCCCTCTTCGCCGACGGTGCCGCTGCCGCGTTAATCGCCGGAGACAGCACCAGAGAGGCGGGTCCGCGGGTTCTGGCGACCCGCTCACAGCTCTTTCCCGACAGTTATCAAATTATGGGATGGAATTTTATCGGCCAAGAGATGCAGCTGGTCCTCTCACCCCGACTGCCACTACTGATCCGGCAGGAGCTGCGACCGCTGGTCGATGATTTTCTTGCCGCGCACGGCGTCCACCTCGGTGAGGTACGGCACTACATCACCCATCCAGGCGGTGCACGGATCATCGATGTCTACCGCGACGTGCTGGAACTGCACGGTGATGAGTTGACGCTGACCGAAGCCGCGTTGCGGGATCACGGTAACGTCTCTTCGGTCTCTGTGCTGCTGGTATTGGAAGCCTGGTTGGCGAGTACCCCGCACCAAACGCCGGGTTACGGACTGCTCTCCGCCTTCGGCCCCGGCTTCTCTGCCGAACTGCTACTGTTGCAGGTGGAGTAG
- a CDS encoding PbpA, whose amino-acid sequence MPFSKKPPTHRHHQHKHSNWRDYQRGMTKKYAREPRPQRRLPLRIIVVGLLTLIAVFGLSSMIRSTAQDLHPVVEKVLAPTVVRLNKEEIRGLLDEQTFSHLTRKDLSLSTGGSTLHIETTLDPGLQNYLLDTIDRVNSRHVGIVVMEGESGRVLALAGFDRIDTFGNPCLRSQFPAASIFKIVTAATAMDHYGYSAESPMHYNGSKHTLYKRQLTDKVDRYTTTIPLREAFADSINPVFGKLGELRLRKPLLEEAASNFGFNQTLDFEVSVPPSQFEISDKPYNWAEVASGFNLGTTLSPLHGAAMATAILNGGRMITPSIVESIVDDQGNSLYLRPEREASRQIMSARAATALGEMMETTITSGTARKAFRKHQTDKILAPLQIGGKTGSLDNATHDVRYDWFVGFARERYGQKELVVAVMVGHEKFIGIRASDYARRAMTYYFSNSPLIPGSNTAAKKISPRPRQI is encoded by the coding sequence ATGCCCTTTTCAAAAAAACCGCCTACACACCGTCACCACCAGCACAAGCACAGCAACTGGCGGGACTACCAGCGCGGCATGACCAAAAAATATGCCAGAGAACCGCGTCCGCAACGGCGCCTTCCTCTGCGTATCATCGTCGTCGGCCTCCTCACACTGATCGCTGTCTTTGGCCTTTCCAGCATGATTCGCAGCACCGCGCAGGATCTCCACCCGGTTGTAGAAAAAGTTTTGGCACCGACTGTCGTCCGCCTCAACAAGGAAGAGATCCGGGGACTCCTCGACGAACAGACTTTCAGCCACCTGACCAGAAAAGATCTCTCCCTGTCGACGGGTGGCAGCACTCTGCATATCGAGACCACCCTCGATCCCGGCCTGCAGAACTACCTCCTCGACACCATCGATCGCGTCAACTCACGCCATGTCGGCATTGTCGTCATGGAGGGGGAGAGCGGCCGGGTGCTGGCCCTGGCCGGTTTCGACCGCATCGATACCTTTGGCAACCCCTGCCTGCGCAGTCAATTCCCGGCCGCCAGCATCTTCAAAATCGTCACCGCAGCAACAGCCATGGACCACTACGGCTATTCCGCCGAATCACCGATGCATTACAACGGCTCCAAGCACACTCTGTACAAGCGGCAACTGACCGACAAGGTCGATCGCTATACGACAACGATCCCGCTACGCGAAGCCTTTGCCGACTCGATTAATCCGGTCTTTGGCAAACTCGGTGAACTGCGGCTGCGCAAGCCGCTGCTGGAGGAAGCCGCCAGCAACTTCGGCTTCAACCAGACCCTCGATTTCGAAGTCTCCGTCCCCCCCAGCCAGTTTGAGATCAGCGACAAACCGTACAACTGGGCCGAAGTCGCCAGCGGCTTCAACCTCGGAACCACCCTCTCCCCCTTGCACGGGGCAGCGATGGCCACAGCGATCCTCAATGGCGGACGGATGATAACACCGAGCATCGTTGAGAGCATTGTCGATGACCAGGGAAACTCCCTTTACCTCCGTCCGGAGAGGGAGGCATCACGACAGATCATGTCCGCCCGCGCTGCCACTGCGCTGGGGGAAATGATGGAGACGACCATCACCTCAGGTACTGCCCGCAAAGCCTTCCGCAAGCACCAGACCGACAAAATCCTGGCGCCCCTGCAGATCGGCGGCAAGACCGGATCGCTTGATAACGCCACCCACGATGTCCGCTACGACTGGTTTGTCGGTTTTGCCAGAGAGCGCTACGGCCAAAAGGAGCTGGTGGTGGCGGTTATGGTCGGGCACGAGAAATTTATCGGTATCCGCGCTAGCGACTACGCGCGTCGGGCGATGACCTACTATTTCAGTAACTCACCGCTCATCCCTGGTTCCAATACAGCCGCAAAGAAAATCTCCCCGCGCCCCCGACAAATCTGA